In Chiloscyllium punctatum isolate Juve2018m chromosome 39, sChiPun1.3, whole genome shotgun sequence, the genomic stretch CGAGTTCAgacttggtggtggtggtgggggggggggggggggggggtttgaccTCCCCCGCTCCCCCCGACCCCAGGGGTGGGACTGTCATTTGAAGGAGGTGACCCAGGGCAGGATGGCGGCCACCACAGCGCCGATGATGATGAAGCAGAGCAGCACCAACACCCAGCGGAGCCTGCAGCGCCGGTGCTCCAACACCAGTCCGTCAGCGGGGGCCCTCAGCTCCTCCTCGCTCATGGGCCTGCCCCTGCCGCTGATCACGAAAATCTGGCTGGTGCCCGCGGCCGGGCGGCGGGCGGCGGCGAGTGTCCGGCGCCAACTGCTCATCCAGCGGCGCAGCAGCGACCGCggaggcggcggcggcggcgccCCCAGCGGCCGGAGGTCGCGGGTGGCGCTGGGCGCCAGGGGGATCTCCAGGGTCTGCTTGGCGTCCTTGCCCCCGGCGCTCCAGCGGGAGCTCTTCTTGCTGAGGAAGGTGACGTGCCGGCAGACGGGGCAGACCACCTTCCGGGGCTGCCGCTCCTGGTTGATGACCGTCTTGACCAGGCAGTCGTGGCAGAAGACGTGGTTGCAGCTCAGCGTCCGGAGGGACTGGTTCTGGCGCGAAACCTTCTCGTAACACACCGGGCACTCGGAGCTGCCCTCCTCCGACATGCTTCAGAGAACAGAAAATAATAAAACAATAGAACAAAAACTCCCCAGACCACCCCCTCCTCCTGCAGTCGTTGGGAAGTCTCCCTCTGGAGACCCACTAACAGTGGCTGGTCctacccagagagagagagagacagaggggggataaAGGGggacaaccccccccccctccctccaactccagtgtaacacacacaccccacacacagagTCCAAGTCCAGCTGGTTGAGGGGGCTCCAGGTCAGGACTGCACTCCTCCTGAAACACCTGATTCACTGCCGCATCCTGCCCTCCGGATTCCACAACAAGGTCGCCGAGGGGCTGGCTGGTGTCTTCGCTGGCAGCTGATCAGAGCTCCAGTCTTGATGAACTTGTTCAGCAACCAGCccatcttttttttctctctctctctcccagagcgggggtgggggggaagggggtggtgttTAACCTGCGGCTTGTCAGGAAGTGCACGAGAAATCGTTCACATACCGTACTCTGTCTGAGGAGCCTGAGGTGCCACCAGGACCGAGCGAGGGCGAACCCAGATCAAACTCGTGGGGAGGGAGTCACAGATGTGACCCGCGCAGAGGAGATTCAAATTCCGACTCGGTGTCTCATTCAGTACGGAGTTCAAAATAATCACAAACCCAGCCGGGTGCGGAATGAGGCTTTGACGATGTTAGTTTTGTTTCTTGTCCACAATGGTTGGGAGGGAAGCGAACTTTGGCACTCCCTGTCGGTTATCTGACAGAAGGAAATCTTCCCATCTCGGGTCTGTGGGAACAGCCTAAAAGTTGTCACGGTCTTTACAACAACTGAAAAGCAGCAGTGATTTGCTGACCGTTTTACACACCAGGTTCTCTGCGGGAAAATAGAGCCCTCATGACTAAACACACAGACAGCACCATCGCTCCGGCTGCTGGGGAAATTTCAGTCGATTTGTTTGATCATTTTAAAGTTAGCCTAACAGGACTGATACCTTATTAAGGAAAAGTTCTAAACTCTGAAAAGTGGGCTAACATTTTGAGATCCGAAACCACCCAGAACTGAAAGTTGGTTGAAATTCtcgtgttacattgtcagaaaaAAATTTTAGTCAGTAATCTAAAGTGGGCTGTAGatatcaattttatttcattccaAATTATGAAAGGGTATAGTACACTAGTTGTTATGCCGTAGCAGCCCTGAGGGATGTGCATTCAAATACCACAACTACATGATGCAAaacatctatataaattgtgaaacTGAACTCGTCTGATATGTGGTTTGGCGCTAGTCAACGTAACCACAAAAAAACCCACCAAGTTATTGTACAAAGCTAGCCGGCTTTCCAATGCTCTTTAGAAAGGGGACCTAATCTAGTTTAGGCGAGACTCTAGCAGTGGACTGTAGGTTTGACTCTGAAAGCTCCCAAGTACGGACGGGCAATGAAGACTCTGTTGCTGGTGCATCTCCCACCTCAAGAACATGTAGTAGTGAAAATGTGTCCATTCAAATCTAACTGCAGCACTTCAAGAGTACTCTAATGCTGTTCTGCTAAAGTTACATAATATCTTCAACTGCGAGCGGGTTGCACATTTATACACCAGACATGGACAACTGAAGGTTGGCTCTGATAGTTAAGATATGCTTCCAAATGACTCAGTTTCAGTAAATTTAATCCAAGGTTTAGCTGTTagaattatatttttaaaattacaacaCATTCAGAGGTCATTAGTCAAATCAATCTGCTGACTCTGCCAGCACAATCCAAAACTATTCTCACTGCGCTGCATTTTTTTCTAATAGCCCATTAACATCGTCTGTTTCAAAATTATATCTACTCTTCTTTCAAAGGATTCAATGGCCTCTGTTACAGAGTCCTGTACTGAAAAGACTGCAAAGCAAAACAAGTACTGGCATAGCCAGATACTGGAAATATCTTTATAATATATACAATGTTCATCTGACATAGAAACTAAACCGTGAGTTTACAGGAGTCTAACTGAATTACTGCTATGTTGCTGACTGATATTTTAAGTTGTTACGGTACATTTATTGGACCAGGAATGTTAGGTGTAAAATAAAAGTCTCAAATCTCTTTTGGAATCTGAGACGTCACAAAAAGAGCAGCTACCCTACTGCACAGGAATAATTTTTATATTAGGTGagttgctgtctctctctctctcagaatgTGACTGCAATTGGACAATAAAAGTAGATAAACTTTCTGAATTAAAAAGAGTCTTTTATGGCTTGAAATCATAAtcacttcattcaatctatggAGAACTGCTTAGCCAAGCAATTCATTTAACATGATGAAGGCTTGAGATTAATGTTTAAACTTAAATACTGCCATAAAATTCTGATTATAAATCACATCTGTGTACAAGATACTctatttaccaacattgtatcAATAAA encodes the following:
- the LOC140463905 gene encoding RING finger protein 222, which gives rise to MSEEGSSECPVCYEKVSRQNQSLRTLSCNHVFCHDCLVKTVINQERQPRKVVCPVCRHVTFLSKKSSRWSAGGKDAKQTLEIPLAPSATRDLRPLGAPPPPPPRSLLRRWMSSWRRTLAAARRPAAGTSQIFVISGRGRPMSEEELRAPADGLVLEHRRCRLRWVLVLLCFIIIGAVVAAILPWVTSFK